From a single Oreochromis niloticus isolate F11D_XX linkage group LG3, O_niloticus_UMD_NMBU, whole genome shotgun sequence genomic region:
- the LOC112843598 gene encoding uncharacterized protein LOC112843598 isoform X2, with product MPFLVASLWTLIVYLCSVKGSFVVDVTQSSYQAEENHDITLEWTFTTKPDTSISSLKILCYLNNGNKELTLYYLHDGVEFSEVQDEKFSGRVQSDKDALREGRIRLRLSRLRTEDSGLYLCEVDTGYGHGYNSCRVTVSDTDLAKTSTTETSLQNPAPQKKTPTNGRSRVPVVIVVISLLSVGALAGFAAYFFHHIFQKLKQKHPEEDETQKQPLTV from the exons ATGCCTTTCCTCGTGGCCTCACTGTGGACTCTGATCGTCTACCTGTGTTCAGTTAAAG gaTCATTTGTAGTGGATGTGACACAGAGCTCCTATCAGGCAGAGGAGAACCACGACATCACACTGGAGTGGACGTTCACCACCAAACCAGACACGTCCATCTCATCACTGAAGATCCTCTGTTACCTGAATAATGGCAACAAAGAATTGACTCTTTATTACCTACATGATGGTGTCGAGTTCTCAGAGGTTCAGGATGAAAAGTTTTCAGGACGAGTCCAGAGTGACAAAGACGCCCTCAGAGAAGGACGAATCAGACTCCGGCTGTCCAGACTCAGGACTGAGGACTCGGGTCTGTACCTGTGTGAGGTGGACACAGGTTATGGCCACGGCTACAACAGCTGCAGAGTCACCGTCTCTG atACAGATTTAGCTAAAACCTCAACAACAGAGACGTCACTGCAAAATCCAGCTCCTCAGAAAAAGACTCCAACAAACG GTCGATCCAGGGTCCCTGTGGTGATCGTTGTCATCAGCTTATTATCAGTTGGGGCTCTCGCTGGTTTTGCTGCATATTTCTTTCAccacatttttcagaaacttaaa CAGAAGCATCCAGAGGAGGATgagacacaaaaacaaccacTAACAGTCTAG
- the LOC112843598 gene encoding uncharacterized protein LOC112843598 isoform X1 codes for MPFLVASLWTLIVYLCSVKGSFVVDVTQSSYQAEENHDITLEWTFTTKPDTSISSLKILCYLNNGNKELTLYYLHDGVEFSEVQDEKFSGRVQSDKDALREGRIRLRLSRLRTEDSGLYLCEVDTGYGHGYNSCRVTVSDTDLAKTSTTETSLQNPAPQKKTPTNAGRSRVPVVIVVISLLSVGALAGFAAYFFHHIFQKLKQKHPEEDETQKQPLTV; via the exons ATGCCTTTCCTCGTGGCCTCACTGTGGACTCTGATCGTCTACCTGTGTTCAGTTAAAG gaTCATTTGTAGTGGATGTGACACAGAGCTCCTATCAGGCAGAGGAGAACCACGACATCACACTGGAGTGGACGTTCACCACCAAACCAGACACGTCCATCTCATCACTGAAGATCCTCTGTTACCTGAATAATGGCAACAAAGAATTGACTCTTTATTACCTACATGATGGTGTCGAGTTCTCAGAGGTTCAGGATGAAAAGTTTTCAGGACGAGTCCAGAGTGACAAAGACGCCCTCAGAGAAGGACGAATCAGACTCCGGCTGTCCAGACTCAGGACTGAGGACTCGGGTCTGTACCTGTGTGAGGTGGACACAGGTTATGGCCACGGCTACAACAGCTGCAGAGTCACCGTCTCTG atACAGATTTAGCTAAAACCTCAACAACAGAGACGTCACTGCAAAATCCAGCTCCTCAGAAAAAGACTCCAACAAACG CAGGTCGATCCAGGGTCCCTGTGGTGATCGTTGTCATCAGCTTATTATCAGTTGGGGCTCTCGCTGGTTTTGCTGCATATTTCTTTCAccacatttttcagaaacttaaa CAGAAGCATCCAGAGGAGGATgagacacaaaaacaaccacTAACAGTCTAG